Below is a window of Pseudarthrobacter equi DNA.
CCAACGCGCGACGAGAGCCGGCGGCGGTCCACCGCCTGGCGCGTCGCCAGGTAGATAACGTCGGAGCGGTCCAGCCGGGCATAGTGCGTGGTGAAGCTGGTTGCATTGCGCACTTTTTCGAGAATGCCGGAGACGTGCTCCATGACGGGATCCCGGTCAAGGTAGGCCGTGCCGCATAGCAGCGCGTGCGTGCCGATCCGGTAGGCGCCTTCCGGGGTCTGCTCGATCCAGTTCAGTTCAAGCAGCGTCAGCAGGAGCCAGTGCAGGCTGGAGCGGGGGTACCCCGTCAGCTTGAAGATCTCCGCCGTGGTCAGCGGCTGTGGAGCTGCCGCCACGAGTTCGAGGATCGCTATGGTCCGCTCCGCGGACTTGACCAGTTTCACGTCCCCGGCCGTTCCGTTGGCGGAACCGGACGGTGCTTCCAGCGGTGACATCACTACTTCCCCTTCCGCCACAGCCCCGGCGCGCGGCGGTTCACTTCGCGGCCAGGTGCGGGTAGTTATCCATGCCTACTTTATGGCCATCAGTGGCCCAGAAGCCGCCAAGCAGGCCCGCCCACGTGTCACCGGCCGCAGCATCCACCTCACCGGCGAAAGCCTCCGCATCGTCGCGGGGCTCGAACCCGATGGCCCGGCCGGCGGCAAGACTGGCCCAGCCGCGGGTATTGGCGGATACGGCCCACACCACGTGGTGGCCGGGAGCGCCACGGTCATTCAACGTGGCTTCCACCAGGCGGTACGAGTCAGCCGGGGACAACCAGGAGCCCAGGGTCCTGAGGTTGCCCGGACGGTCACCGCCGGTGCCGATCCTGGCGCTGACCACCTTCATGCCGTATTTGTCCGCATACAGGCTGCCGAGCGCCTCCACCGCCGCTTTGCTGACGCCATAGTAGGTGTCGGGGCGCGGGATCAGGACCGTGTCATTCGCCGCATCGGCCGTCGGATGGAAGCCCACGGCGTGGGTGGAACTCGCCAGCAGGACGCGTTCGACGCCGTTGAGCCGCGCCGCCTCCAGGGTCACCTGGGTGCCGGTGATGTTCGTCGCCACCAGTTCAGCCCATTCCTTCTCCCGGTGCAGCCCGCCGAGGTGGATCACGGCAGAGACGCCGGCCAGCGCAGCACGCATAAAGTCAGGATCGGCCACCGAGCCCACGTAAACAGTCTCGCTGGGTGCGGGATCCGCGGCCTCCGCCAGGTCCAGCAGGCGGACCGTATGGCCGGCTTCCACCAGGTAGGGCCGCAGCAGTGTTGCCATCATTCCGGCCCCGCCGGTGAGGGCGATGATCTGGGGTTTGGGTGCTGCGGGCAAGATTCCTCCGACGGTTGACAGCCTGTGAGTGTGATCATACTCTCATGAAGTACGTTTCACAGGATAACAGTAATTTACATATGTAAAAAGGAGAATCAGAGTGGATTCGAAGAAGATCACCCGCTCCCGGGCCGCTGTGGCACTAAGCATCGCCACTGCCGCCGTCCTCACGGGCTGCGGTGTAGGCTCGTCCGCTCCGGCAGCAACAGATGACGGCCAGCCCATCGAGGTCTGGGCCCGCGCGGGCACCGACGCCGCCACCACGTATGCCGCCCTTTTCAAGGACTTCACCGCCAAGACCGGCGTGCAGGTCAACTTCCAGGGCGTCCCGGACCTTGACCAGCAGCTCCAGACCCGCGCCGCGTCCAAGAAGCTCCCGGACATCGTCATCAACGACTCCGCCGCACTGGGCAACTACACCGCCCAGGGCTACCTGAAGACGCTGGACAAGTCCTCCGTGGAGGGCAATGACAAAATTGCCGACTCCCTGTGGGACGAGGCAAAGGGCCTCGATGGCGCAACCTACGGCGTTCCCTTCTCCCGCCAGACGATGATCACCATGATCCGCAAGGACTGGCGCGAAAAGCTGGGCCTGCCGGTCCCCAAGACCCAGGAAGACCTCGCTGCCCTGGCGGAAGCCTTCGCCACCCAGGATCCTGACGGCAACGGCCAGGCCGATACCTACGGCATGACCGTCCCCGGTTCCACCGAACGCGGCTACCTTGGCTGGTGGGCCTCCTCCTACATCTGGCAGGACGGTGGTTCCTACCTCAAGGACGAGGGTGACGGAAAATACTCCGCCACGGCCTCCAGCGCCGAGGCCCAAAAGGGTGTCACCTGGGTCAAGCAGCAGTTCTGCACCGCAGGGAACGTCCAGCCAGGCGCCCTGACGGCAGCCACCAGCGTGGCGTCGCCCTTCTTCCAGACCGGCAAAACCGGCATCATCCTCACCGGGCCCTACAACTTCTCATCGTTCGATACCGCCCTGGGCAAGGACACGTACGAAGTCATCGAGGCCCCCAAGGGCTCCGTCGACAACACCGTCCTGGCTGAAGGCGAAAACATCTACGTCACGGCCAGCAACGGCAAGCCGGAGCAGACCAAGCAGGTCATCAACTACCTGGTCTCCACGGACGGCCAGAAGGCCGGCATGACGGCCGGCAAGCAGCCGATCGTCCGCGTACCGGTCAACGCCGACGTCGACGCTGCCGCCGTCTACAACGATCCCCGCTGGGGGGTGGTGCAGGACGCCCTGAAGAACTCCTCCAAGGCGTTCCCGTCCGCCATCAACTTCGTTCCCGTCAAGCAGGCAGTGGCCGAGTCGCTGAACAAAATCGTCTCGGACTGCGGCTCGGACAACATAGCCTCCGGCCTGAAGGACCTCGATACCGCCATCAATGACGAGCTGACGAAGCAGAACGCCAAGTCATGACCGTCACGCCAACCAAGCCGGCACAAACGCGGGCAGCCGCCAAGGGCGGCAAACAGCTGCCCGAACGCCGGCGGCAGGTCAACGGAAAGCAGATGCTGGCGATTTGGCTGTTCCTGCTGCCGGCAGCTGTCCTGGGCCTTTACTTCAAGTTCATCCCCATGTTCGAGGGGGTGCGGCTGAGCCTGTTCAAGGTCCAGCCGTTCCTGGGCGACGTTTTTGTTGGCTTCGACAACTACGTCAACGTCCTCACCGATGCCCGGTTTATGGATGCCCTGGGGCACACTGTGGTCCTGGGCCTTGCCCAGACCCTCGGCGCCCTGGTGGTGGGCTTCGGCCTGGCCCTTCTGCTGGAGGGCCAGGCAAGGTCTCTGTGGGTCCTGCGCACCGCCATCTTCCTCCCGGTGGTCACCGCGCTCGCCGTGGTCGGTGAGATCTGGCGGATCCTTTACTTCCCCACTGCCGACGGACCCCTGAACACCATCCTTGGCTGGGTGGGCCTGGAACCGCTGCAGTTCCTCAACGGCACGGACACCGCACTCTGGTCCATCGCCGTCGTCGGCATCTGGAGTGGAGCGCCGTACAACATGGTGATCATCCTGGCCGGTCTGACCGGAATCGACCGGACACTCTACGAATCGGCAGGCGTGGACGGCGCCACCATCTGGCAGCGGCTGCGCTACATCACCTTGCCGGCGCTGCGGCCCTCGATCGTGATTGTGCTGACCCTGGCCGCCATCCGCAGCCTGCGCAGCTTCACCGAGGTCTATGTGCTGACCGGCGGTGGACCGGCCGGATCCACCGAAGTCTGGATGACCCGGATGTACTCGCTTGGTTTCCAGCGCAATGACATCGGGGTGGCTTCCGCCGCGGCGGTCCTGCTGCTGGTGGTCACCCTTCTGCTCACGGTGGGCACCCAACTCCTGGCACGAAGGAAGGCACACCGATGAGCCAGACCGGCACACAAACCCGTACTGCTCCGCAGGGCCGGCGGCCGTCGTCGGCCTCGCGCTTCGACTCAGCCCTGGGCTGGTCCCCCGGCTTCGGCACTAACATGGTGCTGCGCATCCTGCTCTGCATCCTGGTGTTT
It encodes the following:
- a CDS encoding NAD-dependent epimerase/dehydratase family protein, whose translation is MPAAPKPQIIALTGGAGMMATLLRPYLVEAGHTVRLLDLAEAADPAPSETVYVGSVADPDFMRAALAGVSAVIHLGGLHREKEWAELVATNITGTQVTLEAARLNGVERVLLASSTHAVGFHPTADAANDTVLIPRPDTYYGVSKAAVEALGSLYADKYGMKVVSARIGTGGDRPGNLRTLGSWLSPADSYRLVEATLNDRGAPGHHVVWAVSANTRGWASLAAGRAIGFEPRDDAEAFAGEVDAAAGDTWAGLLGGFWATDGHKVGMDNYPHLAAK
- a CDS encoding IclR family transcriptional regulator: MSPLEAPSGSANGTAGDVKLVKSAERTIAILELVAAAPQPLTTAEIFKLTGYPRSSLHWLLLTLLELNWIEQTPEGAYRIGTHALLCGTAYLDRDPVMEHVSGILEKVRNATSFTTHYARLDRSDVIYLATRQAVDRRRLSSRVGRKLPAQVTALGKAILSEYTDDEVLQRLGPGPYTQLTPKTVTGFDALQTELAEFRKTGHAVEWEQNTVGLCCVSVVVPYRIPGTDAMSCSIPVELATDDVLVGTVATLQSAAAELARTLRTAGIR
- a CDS encoding carbohydrate ABC transporter permease, translated to MTVTPTKPAQTRAAAKGGKQLPERRRQVNGKQMLAIWLFLLPAAVLGLYFKFIPMFEGVRLSLFKVQPFLGDVFVGFDNYVNVLTDARFMDALGHTVVLGLAQTLGALVVGFGLALLLEGQARSLWVLRTAIFLPVVTALAVVGEIWRILYFPTADGPLNTILGWVGLEPLQFLNGTDTALWSIAVVGIWSGAPYNMVIILAGLTGIDRTLYESAGVDGATIWQRLRYITLPALRPSIVIVLTLAAIRSLRSFTEVYVLTGGGPAGSTEVWMTRMYSLGFQRNDIGVASAAAVLLLVVTLLLTVGTQLLARRKAHR
- a CDS encoding ABC transporter substrate-binding protein, translated to MDSKKITRSRAAVALSIATAAVLTGCGVGSSAPAATDDGQPIEVWARAGTDAATTYAALFKDFTAKTGVQVNFQGVPDLDQQLQTRAASKKLPDIVINDSAALGNYTAQGYLKTLDKSSVEGNDKIADSLWDEAKGLDGATYGVPFSRQTMITMIRKDWREKLGLPVPKTQEDLAALAEAFATQDPDGNGQADTYGMTVPGSTERGYLGWWASSYIWQDGGSYLKDEGDGKYSATASSAEAQKGVTWVKQQFCTAGNVQPGALTAATSVASPFFQTGKTGIILTGPYNFSSFDTALGKDTYEVIEAPKGSVDNTVLAEGENIYVTASNGKPEQTKQVINYLVSTDGQKAGMTAGKQPIVRVPVNADVDAAAVYNDPRWGVVQDALKNSSKAFPSAINFVPVKQAVAESLNKIVSDCGSDNIASGLKDLDTAINDELTKQNAKS